From a single Lolium rigidum isolate FL_2022 chromosome 7, APGP_CSIRO_Lrig_0.1, whole genome shotgun sequence genomic region:
- the LOC124679191 gene encoding ribulose bisphosphate carboxylase/oxygenase activase, chloroplastic yields MATTSLAAASRHHILLPSRSGPSFNLRAPNRVRLCPAFPSILCASTSSASPQPTAGGEEDEAGHGGKLSKQSSWEATDGQGDDYLYRLGKEAENMNIAVGARSGVIDDLFVGKFLGRDSDIVFDYRQKATRKFEYLQGDYYIAPAFLDKVAIHIVKNYLANNLNIKIPLILGVWGGKGQGKTFQTELIFKAMGVEPVIMSAGELESERAGEPGRLIRDRYRTASQVVQNQGKMSCLMINDLDAGVGRFGNTQMTVNNQIVVGTLMNLADNPTRVSIGQKWRESDITHRVPIIATGNDFSTLYAPLIRDGRMEKFYWQPTREDIINIVHRMYTKDGLSSEEVSSIVDTFPNQALDFYGALRSRTYDQAILKWVNDIGGYEQLGEKLLKRKNREKLPTFIPPKPTLDALIESGDSLVAEQELIMNSKLSKEYMKNLED; encoded by the exons ATGGCCAccacctccctcgccgccgcttcCCGCCACCACATCCTCCTCCCCTCCCGGTCCGGCCCCAGCTTCAACCTCAGAGCCCCCAACCGAGTCCGCCTCTGCCCcgccttcccctccattctctgcgCGTCCACCTCGTCGGCGTCTCCCCAGCCCaccgccggcggcgaggaggacgaggcgggcCATGGGGGGAAGCTTTCGAAGCAGTCCTCGTGGGAGGCGACGGATGGCCAGGGCGACGACTACCtctaccgcctcgggaaggaggccGAGAACATGAACATCGCCGTTGGCGCCCGGAGCGGCGTCATCGACGACCTCTTCGTCGGAAAATTCCTCGGAAGAGACT CGGACATCGTGTTCGATTACCGTCAGAAGGCGACCAGGAAATTCGAGTATCTGCAGGGAGATTACTACATCGCACCCGCATTCCTC GATAAAGTTG CCATCCACATTGTAAAGAACTACCTTGCAAATAATCTTAATATCAAGATTCCCCTTATACTCG GTGTCTGGGGTGGAAAAGGCCAAGGGAAAACATTCCAAACTGAACTTATATTTAAAGCAATGGGTGTTGAGCCTGTTATTATGTCTGCTGGAGAGCTCGAATCTGAAAGAGCAG GAGAACCTGGAAGGCTTATACGTGATCGATACAGAACGGCATCTCAAGTAGTTCAAAACCAA GGGAAAATGAGTTGTTTGATGATCAATGACCTAGATGCTGGTGTTGGAAGATTTG GAAACACACAAATGACGGTCAATAACCAAATCGTGGTTGGAACTTTGATGAACTTGGCGGATAATCCTACCAGGGTTAGCATTGGGCAGAAATGGAGAGAATCTGACATTACACATAGAGTGCCAATAATAGCAACTGGAAATGATTTTTCAACACTATATGCTCCTTTGATTCGTGATGGGAGGATGGAAAAGTTCTACTG GCAGCCCACCCGTGAAGATATAATTAACATTGTTCACCGTATGTATACGAAGGATGGGTTATCTTCTGAGGAAGTGTCAAGCATTGTAGATACGTTTCCAAATCAAG CTCTGGACTTTTATGGAGCTTTGAGATCCAGGACATATGACCAGGCTATCTTGAAG TGGGTAAATGACATTGGCGGTTATGAGCAACTAGGTGAAAAGCTTCTCAAGCGAAAGAACAGAGAGAAGCTTCCCACGTTTATCCCTCCAAAG CCAACACTAGACGCATTGATCGAGTCAGGGGACTCTTTGGTGGCAGAGCAAGAGCTGATAATGAACTCGAAGCTATCGAAAGAATATATGAAGAACTTAGAAGACTAG